The Sphingobacterium bambusae genome includes a window with the following:
- a CDS encoding anthranilate synthase component I family protein gives MHYKLTTNHKQLLADTTTPVSIYLRLRDIFPNSLLLESSEYQSRDNNISYICCDPIAGITLNKEQLRIAYPKQEITIKDASAINLREEVSFFRQQFSQTTIPGVNVISSGLFGYFTFDAIAHFEDISLTCATTETRDIPYMQYHVYRYVIAIDHFRNQLYIFENLLDEEPSQLDRMEYLIQNKNFPEYQFKRQGGETSNMSDEAFKLLVEKMKTHIQRGDVFQIVPSRAFSTPFSGDEFNVYRALRSVNPSPYLFYFDYGDFKLFGSSPEAQLTIKKKEATIYPIAGTFKRTGDMEEDEKIAEALKNDPKESAEHVMLVDLARNDLSRHCTQVQVKSYKEAQYYSHIIHLVSKVSGKLNADANPFDVVGDTYPAGTLSGAPKHMALTLIDRYEGLQRSFYSGALGYMGFNGDFNHAIMIRSFLSKRNMLHYQAGAGIVLDSDPEKELQEVNNKIAALRRALEIAETL, from the coding sequence ATGCACTACAAACTGACAACAAACCACAAGCAGCTGCTGGCCGATACGACAACGCCGGTAAGCATCTACTTGCGTCTGCGGGACATCTTCCCGAACAGCCTTCTTCTAGAGAGCTCGGAATACCAAAGCCGCGACAATAACATCAGTTATATCTGTTGTGATCCCATTGCTGGCATAACTTTGAACAAAGAACAGTTGCGCATCGCCTACCCTAAGCAGGAGATAACCATCAAAGATGCTTCCGCGATCAACCTGCGCGAAGAGGTATCCTTTTTTCGTCAGCAGTTCTCCCAAACAACCATTCCAGGGGTCAACGTGATATCCTCCGGACTGTTTGGATACTTTACCTTCGACGCCATTGCACATTTCGAGGACATCAGCCTGACCTGTGCCACAACTGAAACTCGCGACATCCCGTATATGCAATATCATGTATACCGTTACGTCATCGCGATAGATCATTTCAGAAACCAACTGTACATTTTTGAAAACCTATTGGATGAGGAGCCTTCCCAATTGGACCGGATGGAATACCTGATCCAGAACAAGAACTTCCCCGAATACCAATTTAAGCGGCAGGGCGGCGAGACCTCCAACATGTCTGACGAAGCGTTCAAACTACTCGTAGAAAAAATGAAGACCCACATACAACGTGGTGACGTCTTCCAAATCGTACCATCGCGCGCCTTCTCTACGCCTTTTTCCGGCGACGAATTCAACGTATACCGCGCCTTACGATCCGTCAACCCATCTCCTTATCTCTTCTATTTTGATTACGGCGACTTCAAGTTGTTCGGCTCATCACCCGAGGCGCAATTGACGATCAAGAAAAAAGAAGCTACTATTTACCCGATTGCCGGTACTTTCAAAAGAACCGGAGATATGGAAGAGGACGAAAAGATTGCAGAAGCGTTGAAAAACGATCCAAAAGAATCTGCCGAACACGTTATGCTGGTTGATCTTGCACGCAACGACCTGAGCAGACACTGTACGCAGGTGCAGGTAAAATCTTACAAAGAGGCGCAATACTACTCGCACATTATACATTTGGTATCCAAGGTATCTGGTAAGCTCAATGCCGACGCGAACCCTTTTGATGTCGTGGGCGACACCTATCCGGCAGGAACACTTTCGGGCGCTCCAAAACACATGGCGCTCACGCTTATAGACCGATACGAAGGCTTGCAGCGATCTTTCTATTCGGGCGCGCTCGGTTACATGGGATTTAACGGCGATTTCAACCATGCCATCATGATCCGGTCCTTCTTGAGCAAACGCAATATGCTCCACTACCAAGCCGGAGCCGGTATTGTACTGGACTCAGACCCCGAAAAGGAACTGCAGGAAGTTAACAACAAAATTGCGGCACTACGCCGGGCACTCGAAATAGCCGAAACACTATGA
- the trmD gene encoding tRNA (guanosine(37)-N1)-methyltransferase TrmD — translation MRFDIITVLPGLLESPFAHSILQRAQKKDLVDIHVHNLREYANNKHKSVDDYPYGGGSGMVMQIEPFAACIEKLQSERKYDEVIYMTPDGATLNQQIANELSSVENIIILCGHYKGIDQRIRDIFVTKEISIGDYVLSGGELPAAILVDAIARLIPGVLSDETSALSDSFQDGLLDAPIYTRPAEWRGHKVPDILLSGHEGKIAAWRDEQQLERTKQRRPDLLND, via the coding sequence ATGCGTTTCGACATCATTACCGTATTACCTGGACTACTGGAAAGTCCCTTTGCACACTCTATCCTACAGCGTGCACAAAAAAAGGATCTTGTAGATATTCACGTGCATAACCTGCGTGAGTATGCCAATAACAAACATAAATCCGTAGACGATTATCCCTATGGCGGTGGATCGGGTATGGTTATGCAGATTGAGCCCTTTGCGGCCTGTATCGAAAAATTGCAGAGTGAACGCAAGTATGACGAAGTTATCTACATGACGCCGGATGGCGCCACGCTCAACCAACAGATTGCGAACGAGCTGTCGTCGGTGGAGAATATTATTATTCTTTGTGGACATTATAAAGGAATAGACCAACGCATCCGGGATATCTTTGTTACAAAAGAAATATCCATTGGCGATTATGTACTTTCTGGTGGCGAGCTTCCGGCAGCGATTTTGGTGGATGCCATCGCGCGGTTGATTCCGGGCGTGCTGTCCGACGAGACATCGGCCTTATCCGACTCCTTTCAGGACGGTTTGTTGGATGCCCCTATCTATACGCGCCCAGCGGAATGGCGTGGGCATAAGGTACCCGATATCTTGCTTAGCGGGCACGAAGGGAAAATTGCTGCATGGCGCGACGAACAACAGTTGGAACGCACCAAACAACGTCGCCCGGATTTGCTGAATGACTAA
- a CDS encoding SusC/RagA family TonB-linked outer membrane protein: protein MKQKLLSFIFVWTCLIGFAFAQNRQVSGRVTSSTDGAPVGGVSVAIVGTSSATQTNSDGSYSISVADGATLSFSYIGYVSQRILVGAQSVVNVELVNESEALDEVVVTALGISKEKRALSYATQEVKADKLTQAANSNLATAIQGKVSGVEVTPSSGMPGASAKITIRGSRSFTGNNTPLYVVDGMPISSTSDVSTGNSVTGSDYSSRGLDIDPNDIESINILKGQAASALYGMRATNGVIIITTKSGKGAGKGKAQITYNSNVSFDKVAVLPDFQNTYAQGVNGGFNPTASTSWGPLISDLSKDPTYGGETQNAYTDQFGLKPGQYYVRQRALAGLDPWATPQSYDNAKEFFDVGTTYNNSLNVIQGFDIGSYTLSLGSTNANGIVPSTGLDRYTAKLASEVNLSDKWKTGFSGNYVNSKITKQTGANNGIIATLYGAPASYDLKGIPSHIEGDPFTQNTYRGTTGFDGAYWAVDNNVFSEATQRFFGSGYTQYSTQLADNQKLTLKYQLGVDSYTSNYTDLWGYGHANGRGSVENYHYSVTELNSLGTAMYNWEINDDLVFDALIGNEIVNRNRRQDYAYGANFNFAGYNNINNASTYTASQSLRDTRTFGTFANLSLAFRNMLFLNATGRNDIVSSMPRGNRSFYYPSISAGFVFTELESVRNSILTFGKLRASYAEVGQAGDYYESYYATPTYGGGFSSGTPIIYPIGSTVAFTPYDILYDPNLRPQNTQSYEIGTDLTFYNGLIDLNYTFSRQNVKDQIFQVPLGGSSGYTSLMTNGGRIHTNAHELTLNVSPFRGEEFKWTFGFNFSKIDNYVDELADGVESIFLGGFTEPQIRAGIGAKFPVIYGVSYLRNDAGQIVVDENGLPQAGEEKVIGTVAPDFLLGFNTNLEYKKIRLSAVLDWKQGGQMYHGTAGILDYYGVTQKSADFRTSEGFLFEEAAVKEVSPGVYADNDILIDGADAFTYFNAKNGISESSVFGTSFVKLREVAIGYPVYSGSKFKVDLNAFARNIILWSELKGYDPEVSQGNTNMSGAFERFSLPGTSSYGLGVNIKF from the coding sequence ATGAAACAAAAATTACTCAGTTTTATTTTTGTGTGGACCTGCCTGATTGGATTTGCTTTCGCACAGAATCGGCAGGTGAGTGGTAGGGTTACATCCTCGACAGATGGGGCGCCTGTCGGCGGTGTTTCTGTGGCCATCGTTGGAACATCGTCAGCTACACAGACAAATTCGGACGGAAGTTATTCAATCTCTGTAGCAGATGGTGCTACTTTATCTTTTAGCTATATAGGCTATGTTAGCCAAAGAATTTTAGTTGGCGCGCAAAGCGTAGTAAATGTTGAGTTGGTGAATGAATCCGAGGCATTGGACGAGGTCGTTGTAACTGCACTTGGTATCTCGAAAGAAAAGAGAGCACTTAGTTATGCGACTCAGGAAGTGAAGGCTGACAAGTTGACACAAGCTGCAAATAGCAACTTAGCAACTGCTATTCAAGGTAAGGTTTCTGGCGTGGAGGTAACTCCTTCTTCTGGTATGCCAGGAGCGTCTGCGAAAATTACTATTCGTGGATCTCGATCATTTACTGGAAATAATACGCCTTTATATGTAGTCGATGGCATGCCTATATCATCTACTTCTGATGTTTCTACCGGTAACTCTGTCACAGGCTCTGATTATTCATCGCGTGGCTTGGATATCGATCCAAATGATATTGAAAGCATAAATATCCTAAAAGGTCAGGCTGCCTCGGCTTTGTATGGTATGCGTGCGACCAATGGGGTTATCATTATCACAACTAAAAGTGGTAAAGGTGCTGGAAAAGGTAAGGCACAAATCACCTATAATTCCAATGTGTCTTTTGATAAAGTAGCCGTACTTCCAGATTTCCAAAATACCTATGCTCAAGGTGTAAATGGAGGATTTAATCCTACAGCTTCCACGTCATGGGGACCGCTTATTAGTGATTTAAGTAAAGATCCTACCTATGGTGGCGAAACTCAAAATGCCTACACTGATCAATTTGGTCTAAAACCTGGTCAGTACTACGTTAGGCAACGTGCTTTGGCAGGTCTTGATCCTTGGGCTACTCCCCAGTCCTATGACAATGCAAAAGAGTTTTTTGATGTAGGAACTACTTATAATAACTCTTTGAACGTGATTCAAGGTTTCGATATTGGTAGCTATACCTTGTCCTTAGGTTCTACAAATGCAAATGGAATTGTTCCTTCTACTGGTTTAGATCGTTATACGGCAAAATTGGCATCTGAAGTTAATCTTTCAGATAAGTGGAAGACAGGATTTTCAGGGAATTACGTGAACTCTAAAATTACTAAGCAAACCGGTGCGAACAATGGTATTATAGCTACGCTTTATGGCGCTCCAGCATCCTATGACCTTAAAGGAATACCATCACACATAGAAGGAGATCCTTTTACGCAGAATACTTATCGCGGAACAACGGGTTTCGACGGAGCTTATTGGGCTGTCGACAACAACGTTTTCTCTGAAGCGACTCAACGTTTTTTTGGAAGTGGTTATACCCAATATTCTACGCAGCTTGCTGACAACCAAAAGTTAACATTGAAATACCAATTAGGTGTCGATTCATATACGTCAAATTACACCGATCTTTGGGGATACGGCCATGCAAACGGACGAGGTTCTGTCGAAAATTACCACTATTCTGTGACGGAATTGAACTCCTTGGGAACGGCCATGTATAATTGGGAAATTAACGACGATTTAGTGTTCGATGCTTTGATCGGTAACGAAATTGTTAATAGAAATCGTAGACAAGATTATGCCTATGGAGCTAATTTTAATTTTGCAGGATATAATAATATCAATAATGCGTCTACCTATACCGCTAGCCAAAGTTTGAGAGATACCCGTACTTTTGGTACGTTTGCCAATCTATCTCTTGCATTTAGAAATATGTTGTTTTTAAACGCAACGGGTCGTAATGATATTGTTTCTTCTATGCCGAGGGGGAACAGATCTTTCTATTATCCATCTATTTCCGCCGGTTTTGTTTTTACAGAACTTGAGAGCGTTAGAAATAGTATTTTAACGTTTGGTAAGTTGCGTGCTTCTTATGCTGAAGTAGGTCAAGCCGGCGATTATTACGAATCTTATTACGCTACACCTACCTATGGAGGCGGGTTTTCCAGCGGCACCCCAATTATTTATCCTATTGGGTCCACGGTTGCTTTCACTCCATACGATATCCTTTATGATCCGAATTTGAGACCACAGAATACGCAGTCTTATGAAATCGGAACAGATTTGACGTTTTATAATGGTTTAATTGATTTGAACTATACATTTTCTAGACAGAACGTGAAAGATCAAATTTTTCAAGTACCATTAGGGGGATCATCCGGGTACACAAGCCTCATGACGAATGGTGGACGTATTCATACTAATGCGCATGAGTTAACCCTAAATGTTTCTCCATTTAGAGGAGAGGAATTCAAGTGGACGTTTGGATTTAATTTCTCAAAAATTGATAATTACGTGGACGAATTAGCGGATGGTGTCGAAAGTATTTTCTTGGGAGGATTTACTGAACCGCAAATTCGCGCAGGTATCGGAGCTAAATTCCCTGTGATTTATGGTGTTTCTTATTTGAGAAATGATGCAGGCCAAATCGTGGTCGACGAAAACGGCTTACCACAAGCTGGTGAAGAAAAAGTAATAGGTACGGTTGCGCCAGATTTTTTACTTGGCTTTAATACAAATTTAGAATACAAAAAAATTAGATTATCTGCGGTCTTAGATTGGAAGCAAGGTGGACAGATGTATCACGGTACAGCTGGTATTCTTGACTACTATGGTGTGACGCAAAAGTCAGCGGATTTTAGAACAAGTGAGGGGTTTTTGTTTGAAGAGGCAGCTGTGAAAGAAGTTAGTCCGGGAGTATACGCTGATAATGATATACTTATTGATGGAGCCGATGCATTTACATATTTTAATGCTAAAAATGGTATCTCCGAATCTTCTGTGTTTGGCACATCGTTCGTTAAATTGAGAGAGGTGGCAATAGGCTATCCTGTGTATTCCGGTTCTAAATTTAAGGTAGATTTGAATGCTTTTGCTAGAAATATTATCCTTTGGTCAGAATTAAAGGGATATGATCCAGAGGTTTCGCAAGGTAACACGAATATGTCTGGTGCGTTTGAACGTTTTTCGTTACCGGGAACATCTAGTTACGGTTTAGGTGTCAATATTAAATTCTAA
- a CDS encoding SusD/RagB family nutrient-binding outer membrane lipoprotein: protein MKFKLNTIKFLAIGLLTLPVVIQSCSEDRMDEINKNVNNPDDVQAKFILADVITRTAFSNVGGDFNTYISSYVEHEVGTHNQLWDAEHRVNQPSLASTFNNTWGNLYTTLRDAKIIIEKCSEGGPQSGNNATLGMGQVLAAYNLALLTDMFGDVPFSEAFNPFENKTPKLDKQEELYTQVVAYLDAAIENLPKGDTHGSGNAASHDLLFGGNVSRWIKFAYGLKARYAMRLLNVTSNRSAALENVIDFVDQSFASATEAASFNVYDAQNLNPLFDFQWSRDGLAASRSLGNKLIERNDPRLRRNFTNPDWSQVGNIATGNANYNLLAPNGENDQIQYFYLTSTFVFSQTASTQLLSYHELMFLKAEAMQRLGQSVSQIEPVLKAAVVAAIANSEASVEAAFVAPTVAAYGGVTETTADITGEEAGQYFDTSVKPLFTANPLKEIEIQKYLAFSGASGESPEIYNDIRRWKALGESHIVLENTKRFPLRLPYGNSETTTNPNVQAAYGDGRYVYSENVWWAGGTR from the coding sequence ATGAAATTTAAATTAAATACGATAAAATTTTTAGCCATTGGGTTGTTAACGCTTCCTGTCGTTATCCAATCTTGCTCTGAGGACAGAATGGACGAGATTAATAAAAATGTTAACAATCCCGACGATGTCCAGGCTAAATTTATACTTGCAGACGTTATAACAAGGACTGCATTTAGCAATGTGGGTGGAGATTTTAACACCTATATTTCTTCTTATGTTGAGCATGAGGTTGGTACACATAATCAATTGTGGGACGCCGAACATCGAGTGAATCAGCCCTCGTTGGCGTCTACTTTTAATAATACGTGGGGAAACCTCTACACGACCTTGCGGGATGCTAAAATTATCATAGAGAAATGCTCTGAAGGCGGTCCTCAAAGTGGGAATAATGCAACTTTGGGTATGGGACAAGTGCTCGCAGCCTACAATTTGGCATTACTTACTGATATGTTCGGTGACGTTCCTTTCAGCGAGGCTTTTAATCCCTTTGAAAATAAGACACCGAAGCTAGATAAGCAAGAGGAGTTGTATACCCAAGTAGTTGCTTATTTAGATGCTGCAATCGAAAATCTTCCAAAGGGAGATACACATGGCTCGGGTAATGCGGCTAGCCATGATCTATTGTTCGGCGGTAATGTAAGTCGATGGATTAAATTTGCGTATGGACTTAAGGCGCGTTACGCGATGCGGTTGTTAAATGTCACATCTAATCGTTCGGCTGCATTAGAAAATGTAATCGACTTTGTAGATCAGTCATTTGCAAGCGCTACCGAAGCGGCTTCTTTTAATGTATACGATGCGCAAAATCTTAACCCTCTTTTTGATTTTCAATGGTCAAGAGATGGTTTGGCCGCTAGTCGTAGCTTAGGTAATAAATTGATTGAAAGAAATGATCCTCGCTTACGTAGGAACTTTACAAATCCAGATTGGTCTCAAGTTGGTAATATAGCTACTGGCAATGCGAATTATAATCTTCTCGCGCCCAATGGTGAAAATGATCAAATTCAATATTTCTATTTGACATCCACATTTGTATTTTCGCAAACTGCTTCTACTCAATTGTTGAGCTACCACGAATTAATGTTTTTAAAAGCAGAAGCAATGCAACGTCTAGGCCAATCTGTTTCGCAGATAGAGCCGGTTCTTAAAGCAGCAGTGGTTGCTGCTATTGCAAATTCAGAAGCTTCTGTTGAAGCTGCATTTGTTGCTCCAACTGTGGCCGCATATGGTGGAGTTACCGAAACAACGGCTGATATTACGGGCGAAGAAGCTGGTCAGTATTTTGATACTTCGGTGAAGCCTTTGTTTACAGCAAATCCTTTAAAGGAAATTGAAATACAAAAATATTTGGCATTTTCAGGCGCTTCAGGCGAATCTCCAGAAATTTATAATGATATCCGTCGCTGGAAAGCCTTAGGTGAATCCCATATTGTTTTAGAGAATACGAAAAGATTCCCATTACGATTACCTTATGGTAACTCTGAAACTACTACGAACCCGAATGTTCAAGCAGCATACGGCGACGGGCGGTATGTTTATTCAGAAAACGTTTGGTGGGCAGGCGGAACTAGATAA
- a CDS encoding SusC/RagA family TonB-linked outer membrane protein, producing the protein MKQKLLSILFVLTCFVGVSFAQNRQVSGKITSATDGSPISGATVLLKGTSTGTQTDVNGEFIIYAPEGATLIVRNIGHIEKLVSANSTVLNISLVSNEAALDEVVVVGYGSGTNLSTTVGSVARVSSKDIEGRPTANALEALQGKVPGLQVFTSSGEPSATQSVRLHGVGSLGASSTPLYVLDGVPVSPNSIVSMNPSDYESITVLKDASATSIYGARAANGVIYFTSKKGKRGEKATISLRSQMGWSNLATTKAQENFMNADELLNFWLETGYRTQAQVDKLREDYPNDTKWYKYYTKEDAPMQQHDLSISGGSDKTTYFLSSSYFDQEGLMYRSNFDRVTLRSNIDSRLNDWMRVGLNLSGGYDVRELNGWGANSTNGGIALLAPPFYTPFDENGNEYYDKQIPGWARWSPRYLADKNPADRKRKQFNPTGYVEVKPINGLSLKIQGGMDYTGDRYSYRRLPSYGSNLGNGEGGEESDEQLMRTIQNTVEYRFSVSEKHNLAFLAGHEYVDYTREIFSASSTGMTDDRLILLPAGPNNRNVGQSKVEYAFNSYFGRGSYNFDNKYFFDATIRQDASSRFGVNNQTATFWSLGGMWNAKSEEFLNDVEWVNDFKVRASIGTSGNSEIGNYNSLSTVGTSIYNGETAWGVGAPGNPSLSWESQRKLTIGFATTLFSKVNFDLEYYHRTTDNMLVSVPHPYTTGFSDITKNVGSLQNQGFDLSLSVDVLSGNDYFFTPYINLNYNKEKVTDLFQNKDYWIVPNTGVSWSVGQPVMYFYPIVAGVNPETGLQQWFVPGEDIAQTNKDPENVTSVFNASNLQQNTGIRRYPPFNGGFGFASGYKGFSVDAFFAFSQGKYLINNDRYFYENPYNFAGFNQSRDVLDYWKEPGDVARFPKYGQINQFDSGLIEDASFLRLKTLTISYQLPKRILDRSKFFTGARIFYTGRNLFTATKYLGPDPEVDSNLTLGVNPNTKQSMFGLEIQF; encoded by the coding sequence ATGAAACAAAAATTACTCAGTATTCTTTTTGTGCTGACCTGCTTCGTAGGGGTTTCGTTCGCACAAAATCGGCAAGTGAGTGGGAAAATTACTTCTGCAACGGACGGGAGTCCTATTTCTGGCGCAACGGTATTATTAAAAGGTACATCGACCGGTACACAAACTGATGTCAATGGAGAGTTTATTATTTACGCACCGGAGGGAGCTACATTAATTGTGCGAAACATCGGACATATAGAAAAATTGGTTTCGGCAAACTCAACTGTTTTAAATATTTCGTTAGTGTCTAATGAGGCCGCACTCGATGAAGTTGTTGTCGTGGGGTATGGCTCAGGTACAAATTTATCAACAACGGTTGGATCAGTAGCCCGTGTTTCTTCTAAGGATATAGAAGGCCGTCCTACAGCGAATGCACTTGAAGCGCTTCAGGGTAAAGTTCCTGGCTTGCAGGTGTTCACCTCTAGTGGAGAGCCTTCTGCTACCCAATCCGTTCGCTTGCATGGCGTCGGGTCCTTAGGTGCTAGCTCAACACCATTGTATGTGTTAGATGGGGTTCCGGTATCGCCTAATTCGATAGTTTCCATGAATCCCAGCGATTATGAAAGTATAACCGTGCTGAAGGATGCGTCAGCAACATCAATTTACGGTGCTCGGGCCGCAAATGGTGTTATTTACTTTACTTCAAAAAAGGGTAAGAGAGGCGAAAAGGCAACTATTTCGTTACGCTCGCAAATGGGGTGGTCGAATCTGGCTACAACGAAAGCACAGGAAAATTTTATGAATGCAGATGAGCTATTGAATTTTTGGCTGGAAACAGGCTATCGTACGCAGGCTCAGGTAGATAAGCTTCGCGAAGATTATCCAAATGACACAAAGTGGTATAAATATTACACCAAAGAAGACGCTCCGATGCAGCAACATGATCTGAGTATTTCGGGAGGTTCTGATAAAACAACATATTTCCTTTCATCAAGTTATTTTGATCAAGAGGGGTTGATGTATAGATCTAATTTTGACCGGGTAACATTAAGAAGTAATATCGATTCACGCCTTAATGACTGGATGCGTGTGGGTTTAAATTTATCAGGAGGCTATGATGTACGCGAACTAAATGGTTGGGGGGCAAATAGTACAAATGGAGGTATCGCTTTATTGGCGCCGCCATTTTATACACCGTTTGATGAGAACGGGAATGAGTATTACGACAAGCAGATTCCGGGCTGGGCACGTTGGTCTCCGCGTTATCTAGCGGATAAGAATCCTGCTGACCGAAAAAGAAAGCAATTTAATCCTACAGGCTATGTCGAGGTAAAGCCAATTAACGGCTTGTCGTTAAAGATTCAAGGAGGTATGGATTATACAGGAGATAGATATAGCTACAGAAGACTCCCTTCCTATGGATCTAATTTAGGAAATGGCGAAGGAGGAGAAGAGTCCGATGAACAGTTAATGCGTACAATTCAAAATACAGTAGAGTACAGATTCTCGGTATCTGAAAAGCATAATCTTGCATTTTTGGCCGGTCACGAATATGTTGACTATACCCGTGAGATATTCAGTGCGTCCTCTACAGGAATGACTGATGACCGATTGATTTTGTTACCAGCTGGGCCTAACAATCGTAATGTAGGACAGTCAAAGGTGGAATACGCATTTAACTCATATTTTGGCAGAGGTAGTTATAATTTCGATAATAAATATTTCTTTGACGCAACAATACGACAAGACGCCTCTTCAAGATTTGGTGTAAATAATCAAACTGCAACGTTTTGGTCACTTGGTGGTATGTGGAATGCTAAATCAGAAGAGTTTCTCAATGATGTCGAGTGGGTCAACGATTTTAAAGTAAGAGCAAGTATTGGTACATCAGGTAATTCGGAAATTGGTAATTACAATAGCTTGTCTACTGTAGGTACATCGATCTATAATGGTGAGACAGCTTGGGGCGTCGGTGCTCCTGGTAATCCTAGCTTAAGTTGGGAATCACAGCGTAAATTGACTATTGGATTCGCTACAACATTGTTTAGTAAAGTGAACTTTGATCTAGAATATTATCATAGAACTACTGATAATATGTTGGTGTCTGTACCACATCCGTACACTACGGGATTTAGTGACATTACTAAAAATGTCGGTTCGTTACAGAATCAAGGTTTTGACTTATCTTTGAGCGTGGATGTTTTGTCAGGTAACGATTATTTCTTTACCCCTTATATTAATTTAAACTATAATAAGGAGAAAGTGACAGATCTGTTTCAAAACAAGGATTATTGGATAGTACCTAATACCGGTGTTTCTTGGTCAGTTGGGCAACCTGTAATGTATTTTTATCCTATTGTTGCAGGTGTCAATCCAGAGACGGGATTGCAACAATGGTTCGTGCCAGGAGAAGATATAGCACAGACAAATAAAGATCCAGAAAACGTCACTTCCGTATTTAATGCTTCAAACCTCCAGCAGAATACGGGAATTAGACGGTATCCACCATTTAACGGAGGATTTGGTTTTGCCTCTGGTTACAAAGGATTTTCCGTAGATGCATTTTTTGCTTTTTCCCAAGGAAAATACCTGATCAACAATGACCGCTATTTCTATGAAAATCCGTATAACTTTGCAGGATTTAATCAATCGCGTGATGTGTTAGATTACTGGAAAGAACCAGGAGACGTGGCTAGATTTCCGAAGTACGGACAAATTAATCAGTTTGACTCAGGTTTGATTGAAGATGCTTCGTTTTTGAGGTTGAAAACGTTGACGATATCTTACCAACTACCGAAACGTATCCTTGATAGATCTAAGTTTTTTACAGGAGCACGTATTTTTTACACAGGTCGTAACTTATTTACTGCAACCAAATATTTAGGTCCGGATCCAGAGGTTGACAGCAACTTGACTTTAGGGGTGAATCCCAACACTAAACAATCTATGTTTGGTCTAGAAATTCAGTTTTAA